From Tiliqua scincoides isolate rTilSci1 chromosome 2, rTilSci1.hap2, whole genome shotgun sequence, the proteins below share one genomic window:
- the LIPG gene encoding endothelial lipase, whose amino-acid sequence MRHLAALLCLGVASCLALEDSLQVPKEALQEDATISQQLKPHKEPSRVQKSQVKFNVRTSSDPDNKGCYLTIGEDQYLDECKFNVSAKSFFIIHGWTTSGIFEKWLGSLVSALQEREKDANVVVVDWISLAHQLYTDAVNNTRAVGKEVAQLLDWLQEKESFQFQNVHLIGYSLGAHVAGYTGNYAHGTIGRITGLDPAGPMFEGADPNKRLSPDDADFVDVLHTYTRETLGVSIGIQMPVGHIDIYPNGGDYQPGCGLSDVLGALAYGNIAEVVKCEHERSVHLFVDSLVNKDKQSFAFQCTDSSRFKKGICLSCRKNRCSNIGYNAKKMRNKRNSKMYLKTRADMPFKVYHYQMKIHVFSYKNLGETEPTFSVTLHGTNGDSQPLPLEMSEQIGLNQTNTFLVYTEEDIGDVLKIKLTWEGSSQTWYSLWKELRSYWSPPQNVFKELQIRRIRVKSGETQQKLAFCAEDPQNMNITPGQELWFVKCREGWQVKNQTRPTLSSKYKLGATVLHCLASASMSGRQYVTSESNELGTIGINGIDLPRAETFRYLGSTIAADGSLNHKTTARVNAAWSKWRTMTGVLCDKKISDHLKSKIYQTVIQPVTLYGAECWLATREVERRLGVKETKMLRWISGITCFDHVLNDDIWQWCSIAPIADKLRETWLQWYGHVLRANSDTLAQKGLQLEVNGKRPKGWPKQC is encoded by the exons atgcTACAATTTCTCAGCAGCTAAAGCCACACAAAGAACCATCCAGGGTTCAGAAATCACAAGTGAAATTCAATGTTCGCACCTCTTCTGATCCAGACAACAAAGGCTGCTACCTCACAATTGGAGAAGACCAGTATTTAGACGAATGTAAATTCAATGTCTCTGCTAAAAGCTTCTTCATCATTCATGGATGGACA ACAAGTGGCATATTTGAAAAGTGGCTGGGTAGCCTGGTGTCTGCTCTGCAGGAACGAGAGAAAGATGCTAATGTGGTGGTGGTTGACTGGATTAGCCTTGCCCATCAACTATATACTGATGCAGTGAACAACACCCGTGCAGTTGGAAAAGAAGTAGCGCAACTGCTTGACTGGTTGCAG GAGAAAGAGTCCTTCCAGTTCCAAAATGTCCATTTGATTGGCTACAGCCTTGGTGCCCATGTTGCTGGCTATACCGGCAACTATGCCCATGGAACGATCGGCAGAATTACAG GCTTGGATCCTGCTGGACCAATGTTTGAAGGAGCTGACCCCAACAAGCGCCTCTCTCCTGATGATGCAGACTTTGTGGATGTCTTGCACACGTACACAAGGGAAACGCTGGGTGTCAGCATTGGGATCCAGATGCCTGTGGGTCACATTGATATCTACCCCAATGGAGGAGACTACCAACCAGGCTGTGGCTTGAGCGATGTCTTGGGGGCGCTGGCATATGGAA ATATTGCAGAAGTAGTGAAATGTGAACACGAGCGGTCAGTGCACCTCTTTGTGGACTCCCTTGTGAATAAAGATAAGCAGAGCTTTGCCTTCCAGTGCACAGACTCCAGCCGGTTCAAGAAGGGCATCTGCCTGAGCTGCCGGAAGAATCGCTGTAGCAACATTGGCTACAATGCCAAGAAGATGaggaacaagagaaacagcaagatGTACTTGAAGACACGGGCTGACATGCCTTTCAAAG TTTACCATTACCAAATGAAAATACATGTCTTCAGCTACAAAAACTTGGGAGAAACTGAACCCACCTTCTCTGTCACGCTGCATGGCACCAATGGGGACTCCCAGCCTCTGCCTCTTGAAAT GTCTGAGCAGATTGGCCTGAACCAGACAAACACTTTCCTTGTCTATACGGAAGAAGACATTGGAGATGTCTTGAAAATCAAGCTCACTTGGGAGGGATCTTCTCAGACCTGGTACAGCCTGTGGAAAGAGCTCAGGAGTTACTGGTCTCCACCTCAGAATGTATTCAAAGAACTGCAGATCAGGCGTATCCGTGTGAAGTCAGGAGAAACTCAGCAGAA ACTCGCGTTCTGTGCAGAGGACCCACAGAACATGAACATAACTCCTGGCCAAGAGCTCTGGTTTGTGAAATGTCGAGAAGGTTGGCAAGTAAAGAACCAGACCAG GCCGACCTTGAGCAGCAAGTACAAGCTTGGAGCGACCGTCTTGCATTGTTTGGCCTCTGCCTCAATGTCAGGAAGACAATACGTGACATCAGAGTCCAATGAGCTCGGGACAATCGGCATAAATGGCATCGACCTACCACGAGCTGAGACATTCCGCTACCTCGGCTCGACAATCGCGGCTGATGGTAGCCTGAATCACAAGACCACTGcgcgagtaaacgcagcctgGTCAAAGTGGCGCACAATGACCGGTGTCCTTTGTGACAAGAAGATCAGTGACCATCTCAAGTCTAAGATCTACCAAACAGTCATCCAGCCAGTCACACtctatggagctgaatgctggctgGCAACAAGGGAAGTCGAACGTCGCCTTGGTGTCaaggagacaaagatgctgcgttggatcagtggcatcacttgtTTTGACCATGTCCTCAATGACGACATCTGGCAGTGGTGCAGCATCGCTCCAATCGCCGACAAGTTGAGAGAAACCTGGCTTCAATGGTATGGCCACGTTCTGCGCGCCAACAGCGATACGCTggcgcagaagggccttcagttggaggtcaatggcaaacgaCCAAAGGGTTGGCCGAAGCAGTGCTAG